The following proteins are co-located in the Pseudomonas sp. DY-1 genome:
- a CDS encoding NAD(P)-dependent oxidoreductase, producing the protein MSLSGKTLFITGASRGIGREIALRAAADGANIVIAAKSAEPHPKLAGTIFSVAEEVEAAGGKALALQLDVRDENAVREAMARAAEHFGGIDALVNNAGAIKLVGVERLEPKRFDLMYQINTRAVMVCSQAALPYLKQSANGHILSLSPPLNLAAKWFAQHGPYTVTKYGMSMLTLGMNEEFKRYGISVNSLWPQTMIATAAIEFELGSRDAFKRARTPAIMADAAYAILASQGRSITGRLLIDEEILREQGQTDFEQYRYDPQGGSLVPDLFLD; encoded by the coding sequence ATGTCTCTTTCCGGCAAGACCCTGTTCATCACCGGCGCCAGTCGCGGCATTGGCCGTGAAATCGCCCTGCGCGCCGCCGCCGATGGCGCCAATATCGTCATCGCCGCCAAAAGCGCCGAGCCCCATCCGAAGCTGGCTGGAACCATCTTCAGCGTGGCCGAGGAAGTGGAAGCTGCCGGCGGCAAGGCCCTGGCGCTGCAACTGGACGTGCGCGACGAGAACGCCGTACGCGAGGCCATGGCCAGGGCCGCCGAACACTTCGGCGGCATCGACGCACTGGTCAACAATGCCGGCGCCATCAAGCTGGTGGGCGTGGAGCGCCTGGAGCCCAAACGTTTCGACCTGATGTACCAGATCAACACTCGCGCAGTGATGGTCTGCAGCCAAGCCGCTCTGCCCTATCTGAAGCAAAGCGCCAATGGCCATATTCTCAGCCTGTCGCCGCCGCTCAACCTGGCAGCCAAATGGTTCGCCCAGCACGGGCCCTACACCGTCACCAAGTACGGAATGAGCATGCTGACCCTGGGCATGAACGAGGAGTTCAAGCGCTATGGCATCAGCGTCAACTCACTCTGGCCGCAAACCATGATCGCTACCGCCGCCATCGAGTTCGAACTGGGCAGCCGCGACGCCTTCAAGCGCGCGCGCACGCCGGCGATCATGGCTGATGCCGCCTACGCCATCCTGGCAAGCCAGGGTCGCAGCATCACCGGCCGCCTGTTGATCGACGAAGAAATCCTGCGCGAGCAAGGCCAGACCGACTTCGAACAGTACCGCTACGACCCGCAAGGGGGCTCGCTGGTGCCGGATCTGTTCCTGGATTGA
- the atuE gene encoding isohexenylglutaconyl-CoA hydratase, producing MTLPNCEALLLEQAGGVLHVTLNRPDSRNAMSLAMVEELHAVLAAVHSDASVRAVVLRGAGGHFCAGGDIKDMASARAAGSDAYRDLNRAFGSLLEEAQAQPQALITVLEGAVLGGGFGLACVSDIAIALAGAQFGLPETSLGILPAQIAPFVVKRIGLTQARRLALTAARFDGREALRLGLVHFAEADTEALEQRLAESLEQVRRCAPGANARTKALLLATENEPLGPLLDSAAEQFAAAVTGAEGTEGTMAFVQKRKPTWAQ from the coding sequence ATGACCCTGCCGAACTGCGAAGCCCTGCTGCTGGAACAGGCTGGAGGCGTACTTCACGTCACCCTCAACCGCCCGGACAGTCGCAACGCCATGAGCCTGGCCATGGTTGAAGAACTGCACGCGGTGCTGGCTGCCGTGCACAGCGACGCCAGCGTGCGCGCCGTGGTGCTGCGCGGCGCCGGTGGGCACTTCTGCGCCGGTGGCGATATCAAGGACATGGCCAGCGCCCGTGCGGCCGGTAGCGATGCCTATCGCGACCTGAACCGCGCCTTCGGCAGCCTACTGGAAGAAGCCCAGGCACAGCCCCAGGCACTGATCACCGTGCTGGAAGGCGCGGTGCTCGGCGGCGGCTTCGGCCTGGCTTGCGTCTCGGATATCGCCATTGCCCTTGCCGGCGCCCAATTCGGTCTCCCGGAAACGAGCCTGGGCATTCTGCCGGCGCAGATCGCACCCTTCGTGGTCAAGCGCATCGGACTCACCCAGGCGCGCCGTCTGGCCCTGACCGCCGCGCGCTTCGACGGTCGAGAAGCCCTGCGCCTGGGCCTGGTCCACTTCGCCGAAGCCGACACCGAAGCCCTCGAGCAGCGCCTGGCCGAGAGCCTGGAGCAGGTCCGCCGCTGTGCGCCAGGCGCCAACGCCCGAACCAAGGCACTACTACTAGCCACGGAAAACGAACCCCTTGGCCCCTTGCTGGATAGCGCCGCCGAGCAGTTCGCCGCCGCCGTGACCGGCGCCGAAGGCACCGAGGGCACGATGGCCTTCGTGCAGAAGCGCAAGCCCACTTGGGCGCAGTGA
- the atuD gene encoding citronellyl-CoA dehydrogenase has protein sequence MIFTQEHEELRRTVRNFVDREINPYVDQWEKEGRFPIHDIFKKAGELGLLGISKPEKFGGMGLDYSYSIVAAEEFGTIHCGGIPMSIGVQTDMCTPALARFGSDELREEFLRPAIAGEMVGCIGVSEVGAGSDVAGMKTTARKDGSDYVINGSKMWITNSPSADFICLLANTSDDKPHVNKSLIMVPMNTPGITLSAHLDKLGMRSSETAQVFFDNVRVPQRYRIGHEGAGFMMQMLQFQEERMFGAANMIKGLEHCVDVTIDYCKERKTFGNPLIDNQVIHFRLAELMTEIEALRALVYQAVELYVSGKDVTRLASMAKLKAGRLGREVTDACLQYWGGMGFMWDNHVSRAYRDTRLVSIGGGADEIMLGIICKLMGILPGKKKG, from the coding sequence ATGATCTTTACCCAGGAACACGAAGAACTTCGCCGCACGGTGCGTAATTTCGTCGACAGGGAGATCAACCCCTATGTCGACCAGTGGGAAAAGGAAGGTCGCTTCCCGATCCACGACATCTTCAAGAAAGCCGGGGAGCTGGGCCTGCTGGGCATCTCCAAGCCGGAGAAGTTCGGCGGCATGGGCCTGGACTACAGCTATTCCATCGTCGCCGCCGAAGAGTTCGGCACCATTCATTGCGGCGGCATTCCCATGTCCATCGGAGTGCAGACCGACATGTGCACCCCGGCCCTCGCGCGTTTCGGCTCCGATGAACTGCGCGAGGAGTTCCTGCGCCCGGCCATCGCCGGCGAGATGGTCGGCTGCATCGGCGTTTCGGAAGTGGGCGCCGGCTCCGACGTCGCCGGGATGAAGACCACCGCCCGCAAGGACGGCAGCGACTACGTGATCAACGGCAGCAAAATGTGGATCACCAACTCCCCCAGCGCTGACTTCATCTGCCTGCTGGCCAACACCTCGGACGACAAGCCGCACGTCAACAAGTCGCTGATCATGGTGCCGATGAACACCCCCGGCATCACCCTCAGCGCCCACCTCGACAAGCTCGGCATGCGCAGTTCGGAAACCGCCCAGGTGTTCTTCGACAACGTCCGCGTGCCGCAGCGCTACCGCATCGGTCACGAAGGCGCCGGCTTCATGATGCAGATGCTGCAGTTCCAGGAAGAACGCATGTTCGGCGCCGCGAACATGATCAAGGGCCTGGAGCACTGCGTGGACGTCACCATCGACTACTGCAAGGAACGCAAGACCTTCGGCAATCCACTGATCGACAACCAGGTGATCCATTTCCGCCTGGCCGAGCTGATGACCGAGATCGAAGCCCTGCGCGCGCTGGTCTACCAGGCCGTCGAACTCTACGTCAGCGGCAAGGACGTCACGCGCCTGGCCTCCATGGCCAAACTCAAGGCCGGCCGCCTCGGCCGCGAAGTCACCGACGCCTGCCTGCAGTACTGGGGCGGCATGGGCTTCATGTGGGACAACCATGTTTCCCGCGCCTACCGCGACACCCGTCTGGTTTCCATCGGCGGCGGTGCGGACGAAATCATGCTCGGCATCATCTGCAAGCTGATGGGCATCCTGCCGGGCAAGAAGAAGGGCTGA
- a CDS encoding long-chain-acyl-CoA synthetase has translation MSQVELISPLRFIARLPTNLPRLPRMLLGLYYTGIRNREKALSLGWALERAARLYPDRPAVVDEQRQLNYTQLNAWSNRLAHALKAEGVAHGSVVAVMLENRIEVLAVLGALAKLGAIAALVNTTQRGKVLSHSLNLVKARHFVVGEELRGAFDEVRNELEDSRRCYWVADADSLLEPGDAPAGWRNLMRLALGQPGDNPADTGQVRLKDACFYIYTSGTTGLPKASILSHGKWIKAYGGFGHSGLGLSETDVFYLTLPCYHNNAVTVSWASVLAGGAAIALRRKFSASNFWKDVARYQATCFGYIGELCRYLLNQPPCPEERSNSLTCMIGNGLRPSIWGEFKSRFGIERVMEFYASSEGNIGFTNVFNFDNTVGFSPATFAIVRYDLENDRPLRDPRGFLQEVAQGEPGLLISEISPKWPFDGYTDPAKSEAVILRDVFKKGDAWFNTGDLMRGIGCKHAQFVDRLGDTFRWKGENVSTTEVENALGAFPGVEDAVVYGVEIPGTNGRCGMAALRLSSGTQLDRQALADHLDRELPAYASPLFVRLLGEVETTGTFKYKKTELKQQAYDPESVREPLFARLPGDPDFRPLDGALYQAIQRGEYRF, from the coding sequence ATGAGCCAGGTCGAACTGATTTCCCCATTGAGATTCATCGCCCGCCTGCCGACTAACCTGCCACGCCTGCCGCGCATGCTGCTGGGGCTTTATTACACCGGCATTCGCAACCGCGAGAAAGCGCTCTCCCTCGGATGGGCGCTGGAGCGAGCCGCGCGCCTGTATCCCGATCGCCCTGCAGTGGTCGACGAACAACGCCAGCTCAACTACACCCAGCTCAATGCCTGGAGTAACCGTCTGGCCCATGCCCTGAAGGCCGAAGGCGTTGCCCATGGCAGCGTGGTGGCTGTGATGCTGGAGAACCGTATCGAAGTGCTGGCGGTACTCGGCGCGCTGGCAAAGCTCGGGGCGATCGCCGCTCTGGTGAACACCACACAGCGCGGCAAGGTGCTCAGCCATAGCCTCAACCTGGTGAAAGCTCGGCATTTCGTGGTGGGCGAAGAGCTACGCGGTGCCTTCGATGAAGTTCGCAATGAACTGGAAGACTCCCGTCGCTGCTATTGGGTGGCCGATGCCGATAGCCTGCTCGAGCCCGGCGACGCTCCCGCCGGCTGGCGGAACCTGATGCGCCTCGCCCTGGGCCAGCCCGGGGACAACCCGGCGGACACCGGGCAGGTGCGCCTCAAGGACGCGTGTTTCTATATCTACACCTCAGGCACCACAGGGCTGCCCAAGGCTTCGATCCTCAGTCATGGCAAGTGGATCAAGGCCTATGGCGGCTTCGGCCACTCGGGTCTTGGCCTTAGCGAGACCGACGTCTTCTATCTGACCCTGCCCTGCTATCACAACAATGCAGTCACCGTGAGCTGGGCCTCGGTGCTGGCCGGTGGTGCCGCCATCGCCTTGCGTCGCAAGTTCTCCGCCAGCAATTTCTGGAAGGATGTCGCGCGCTATCAGGCCACCTGCTTCGGCTATATCGGCGAGCTCTGCCGCTACCTTCTGAACCAGCCGCCCTGCCCCGAGGAGCGGAGCAACAGCCTGACCTGCATGATTGGTAACGGCCTGCGCCCATCGATCTGGGGTGAGTTCAAGTCGCGCTTCGGTATCGAGCGCGTGATGGAGTTCTACGCCTCCAGCGAAGGCAACATTGGCTTCACCAACGTATTCAACTTCGACAATACGGTGGGGTTCTCCCCCGCAACTTTCGCCATCGTCCGCTATGACCTGGAAAATGACCGTCCGCTACGGGACCCGCGTGGCTTCCTTCAGGAAGTGGCGCAGGGTGAGCCGGGTCTGCTGATCAGCGAGATCAGCCCCAAGTGGCCCTTCGACGGCTACACCGATCCGGCCAAGAGCGAGGCGGTGATCTTGCGTGACGTGTTCAAGAAGGGCGATGCCTGGTTCAACACCGGCGACCTGATGCGTGGTATCGGCTGCAAGCATGCACAGTTCGTCGACCGCCTTGGCGACACCTTCCGCTGGAAAGGCGAGAACGTTTCCACCACCGAGGTCGAGAACGCCTTGGGCGCCTTTCCCGGCGTGGAGGACGCGGTGGTCTACGGCGTGGAAATTCCCGGCACTAATGGCCGTTGCGGCATGGCAGCCCTGCGCCTGAGCAGTGGCACACAACTGGATCGCCAGGCCCTTGCCGATCATCTGGATCGAGAACTGCCGGCCTACGCCTCGCCACTCTTCGTGCGCCTGCTGGGAGAGGTGGAGACCACTGGGACCTTCAAGTACAAGAAGACCGAGCTGAAGCAGCAAGCCTATGACCCGGAATCAGTGCGCGAGCCCCTCTTCGCCCGCCTGCCGGGCGATCCGGACTTTCGCCCCCTGGATGGGGCGCTGTATCAGGCAATACAGCGCGGCGAATACCGTTTCTGA
- a CDS encoding RNA polymerase sigma factor produces MNAILTDDDAALLRRYRNGDAEAFGVLYARYRLGLYRFLCGLCGDGALAEEIFQETWLNLIRSDSSPLGQASFKTWLYQIARNRLIDHWRKYGRLQGREETFDETLHGEALPGSSPDPERELSLSRDQQRLRAALDELPGEQREVFLLRAHGDLEVTEIAELTSTPAETVKSRLRYALQKLRRLLADPAAAEEVSA; encoded by the coding sequence GTGAACGCGATCCTCACGGATGACGACGCCGCTTTGCTGCGGCGTTACCGCAACGGCGATGCCGAGGCCTTTGGCGTGCTCTACGCGCGGTATCGCCTTGGCCTCTACCGTTTTCTCTGTGGCCTGTGTGGTGATGGCGCGCTGGCCGAGGAAATCTTCCAGGAAACCTGGCTGAACCTGATTCGCAGCGACTCCTCGCCGCTCGGCCAGGCCAGTTTCAAGACCTGGCTCTACCAGATCGCTCGCAATCGCCTGATCGACCATTGGCGCAAGTACGGCCGCTTGCAGGGCCGGGAAGAAACCTTCGATGAGACGCTCCACGGTGAGGCACTGCCGGGCAGCAGCCCGGATCCCGAACGGGAGCTTTCCCTGAGCCGGGACCAGCAACGCCTGCGCGCGGCCCTGGACGAATTGCCGGGTGAGCAGCGCGAGGTGTTTCTGTTGCGTGCCCATGGCGACCTGGAAGTGACCGAGATCGCAGAACTCACGAGTACACCCGCGGAAACGGTGAAAAGCCGTCTGCGCTATGCGCTGCAGAAGTTGCGTCGGCTGTTGGCCGACCCGGCCGCTGCGGAGGAGGTATCCGCATGA
- a CDS encoding PLP-dependent aminotransferase family protein, with the protein MTNLLLYQRIAQQLADDIRRGVYQPGERVPSVRKLSSQLSVSHATVLQAYASLEDQGLIRARPQSGFYVHQTPALTASTPDIARVERPGLVTRASIIQQVLAESRREGVFPLGAAVPHVDYLPVRTLHQQLAKVTRFHSPRAFSYMFSPGFEPLRRQVAIRMRDAGVVVDPSEVVITHGCVDALQMSLRVLTRPGDLIATESPTYYGLLQLADLLGLKVIEIPSDPTTGISLEALQLAANQWPIKALVLTARLSNPLGGTIPEERQKQLLRLSSDFDIQIIEDDIYGELMFDQGPSKAIKAYDLDDRVIYCSSFSKTLSPGVRIGWMVAGKYQAEIQRLQTFSTHSACSVTQMGVAAYLENGGYDRHLRYIRQEYRKNLTAFQLAVQQYFPEGTQITRPNGGFILWISLPAKVNTKDLHMRALQQGISIAPGLIFSNTEQFNHCVRLNCGIPWNREAERAMMTLGMLAKQLCQEVGL; encoded by the coding sequence ATGACCAATCTGTTGCTCTACCAACGCATCGCCCAGCAACTGGCCGATGATATTCGCCGAGGCGTCTACCAGCCGGGCGAACGCGTGCCTTCGGTGCGCAAGCTCAGTTCCCAGCTCAGTGTCAGCCACGCCACCGTGCTGCAGGCTTACGCAAGCCTGGAGGACCAGGGACTGATTCGCGCTCGTCCGCAATCCGGCTTCTATGTGCACCAGACCCCGGCCCTGACCGCGTCCACCCCGGATATCGCTCGTGTCGAACGCCCGGGCCTCGTCACCCGCGCCAGCATCATTCAACAGGTTCTAGCCGAGTCCCGCCGCGAGGGCGTCTTCCCCTTGGGCGCAGCCGTTCCCCATGTCGATTACCTGCCGGTACGCACCCTCCACCAGCAGCTCGCCAAGGTCACACGCTTCCATAGCCCGCGCGCCTTCAGCTACATGTTCAGCCCCGGCTTCGAGCCGCTGCGTCGCCAGGTGGCGATCCGCATGCGCGACGCCGGCGTAGTGGTTGACCCCAGCGAAGTGGTGATTACCCACGGTTGTGTGGACGCGCTGCAGATGAGCTTGCGGGTGCTGACCCGTCCGGGTGACCTGATTGCCACGGAGTCGCCGACCTATTACGGCCTGCTGCAACTGGCCGACCTGCTCGGCCTGAAGGTCATCGAGATCCCGAGCGACCCGACCACCGGCATCAGTCTGGAGGCCCTGCAGCTGGCAGCCAACCAATGGCCGATCAAGGCGCTGGTTCTGACTGCGCGCCTGAGCAACCCGCTGGGCGGCACCATTCCCGAGGAGCGACAGAAGCAACTGCTGCGCCTGTCCTCGGACTTTGACATCCAGATCATCGAAGACGATATCTATGGCGAACTGATGTTCGATCAGGGGCCTTCCAAAGCGATCAAGGCGTATGACCTGGACGACCGGGTGATCTACTGCTCCAGCTTTTCCAAGACGCTGTCGCCTGGTGTGCGCATCGGCTGGATGGTCGCCGGCAAGTACCAGGCGGAAATCCAGCGCCTGCAGACTTTCAGTACCCACTCGGCGTGCAGCGTCACGCAGATGGGGGTGGCGGCCTACCTCGAGAATGGCGGCTACGACCGGCACCTGCGCTACATCCGACAGGAGTACCGGAAGAACCTCACTGCCTTCCAGCTCGCGGTCCAGCAGTACTTCCCAGAAGGCACCCAGATCACCCGCCCCAATGGAGGCTTCATCCTCTGGATCAGCTTGCCGGCCAAGGTGAACACCAAGGACCTGCACATGCGTGCCTTGCAGCAGGGCATCAGCATCGCGCCGGGGCTGATCTTCAGTAACACGGAACAGTTCAACCACTGTGTACGGTTGAACTGCGGCATCCCGTGGAACCGCGAGGCTGAGCGGGCCATGATGACGCTCGGCATGCTGGCCAAGCAGCTGTGCCAGGAAGTGGGGCTGTAA
- a CDS encoding VWA domain-containing protein, translating to MSSHQFLAHQPLAAGFTAGLLLALAACSAQDASAPPASKASVPPAVLNQPEPEMHREAIASAPETLAKRADYAAEARQMPMIAPAPMQDALLPGYRDVPREQYQHLADNPVHSVANEPVSTFSIDVDTGSYANVRRFLSGGQLPPADAVRLEEMVNYFPYSYPMPEGDVPFGIGIELAQTPWNPQTRLLRVAIKASDSKVAQLPPANLVFLVDVSGSMDRREGLPMVQGTLKLLVDQLRPQDRVSLVTYAGEARVVLGSTPGSEKAKIRTAIDQLSAGGSTAGESGIQLAYAEAQKGLIPNGINRILLATDGDFNVGISDFESLKQLAAQKRKGGVSLTTLGFGMDNYNERLMEQLADAGDGNYAYIDNLREARKVLVDQLDSTLSVVARDVKLQLEFNPAEVSEYRLLGYENRALKREDFSNDKVDAGEIGAGHTITALYEIVPAGAKGWLEPLRYQSTAKTQGNPGELAWLRVRYKAPGTEQSRLLERPIAAANVASPGEASEDLRFAAAVAAFAQLLKGGQYTGDFSLSDSASLARAARGDDRFGLRSEFVQLVELAQSLQTPAPSHARKE from the coding sequence ATGTCCAGCCATCAGTTCCTTGCGCACCAACCTTTGGCCGCTGGCTTCACCGCGGGCCTGCTGCTCGCCCTGGCCGCCTGCAGCGCCCAGGATGCCTCGGCTCCGCCCGCCAGCAAGGCCTCGGTGCCGCCTGCGGTATTGAACCAGCCCGAGCCGGAGATGCACCGGGAGGCCATCGCCAGTGCGCCGGAAACGCTCGCCAAGCGCGCCGATTACGCTGCCGAAGCACGACAGATGCCAATGATCGCGCCCGCCCCAATGCAAGATGCCTTGCTGCCGGGCTACCGCGATGTGCCCCGGGAGCAGTACCAGCATCTGGCTGACAACCCGGTGCATTCGGTGGCCAACGAGCCCGTCTCAACCTTCAGCATCGACGTGGACACGGGCAGTTACGCCAATGTGCGACGCTTCCTCAGCGGCGGCCAATTGCCGCCGGCCGACGCGGTGCGGCTGGAGGAGATGGTGAATTATTTCCCCTACAGCTACCCAATGCCCGAGGGCGATGTGCCGTTCGGCATCGGCATCGAACTGGCGCAGACTCCGTGGAACCCACAGACGCGTTTGTTGCGAGTGGCAATCAAGGCATCCGATAGCAAGGTCGCACAGCTGCCGCCGGCCAATCTGGTGTTTCTCGTGGATGTCTCCGGTTCCATGGATCGCCGCGAGGGCCTGCCCATGGTGCAAGGCACCCTGAAACTGCTGGTGGACCAGTTGCGACCCCAGGACCGGGTTTCCCTGGTCACTTATGCGGGGGAGGCACGGGTGGTGCTTGGCTCCACGCCTGGCAGCGAGAAGGCGAAGATCCGGACCGCCATCGATCAGCTCAGCGCCGGCGGTTCCACGGCGGGCGAGTCGGGTATCCAGCTGGCTTATGCAGAAGCGCAGAAGGGCCTGATCCCGAATGGCATCAACCGTATCCTCCTGGCCACCGATGGTGACTTCAATGTTGGCATCAGCGACTTCGAAAGCCTCAAGCAGCTGGCTGCGCAGAAGCGCAAGGGCGGGGTATCCCTGACCACGCTGGGTTTCGGCATGGACAACTACAACGAACGGCTGATGGAGCAGTTGGCCGATGCCGGTGACGGCAACTACGCCTATATCGACAACCTGCGCGAGGCACGCAAGGTACTGGTGGACCAGCTTGATTCGACCCTTTCGGTAGTGGCCCGCGACGTGAAGCTGCAACTGGAGTTCAATCCGGCCGAAGTCAGCGAGTACCGCCTGCTGGGTTACGAGAACCGCGCGCTCAAGCGTGAAGACTTCAGCAACGACAAGGTGGATGCCGGCGAGATCGGTGCCGGACACACCATCACCGCGCTCTACGAGATCGTCCCCGCGGGTGCCAAGGGCTGGCTGGAGCCGCTGCGCTACCAGTCGACCGCCAAGACCCAAGGCAATCCTGGCGAACTTGCCTGGTTGCGTGTGCGCTACAAGGCGCCGGGTACGGAGCAGAGCCGCTTGTTGGAACGTCCCATCGCTGCCGCCAATGTGGCCAGCCCCGGCGAGGCCAGCGAGGACCTGCGCTTTGCTGCTGCGGTAGCTGCCTTCGCCCAGCTGCTCAAAGGGGGGCAATACACCGGGGATTTCAGTCTGTCCGACAGCGCCAGCCTGGCTCGCGCGGCCCGTGGCGACGATCGCTTCGGCTTGCGTAGTGAGTTCGTACAACTGGTGGAACTGGCGCAAAGCCTGCAAACTCCCGCTCCATCCCACGCGCGGAAGGAATGA
- the atuF gene encoding geranyl-CoA carboxylase subunit apha, whose product MPSLNKILIANRGEIACRVMRTAQALGYRTVAVYSEADVDARHVQLADEAVCIGPAPVGQSYLSIPAIIGAAQKTGADAVHPGYGFLSENADFARACEAAGITFIGPTVEAIHLMGSKRLSKLAMLEAGVPCIPGYEGAEQDDVTLAREAERIGYPLMIKASAGGGGRGMRLANGPDELAAQLRTARSEALNAFGSAELILEKAVLKPRHVEIQVFGDQHGNLVYLGERDCSVQRRHQKVIEEAPCPVMTAELRRAMGEAAIQAARTVNYVGAGTVEFLLDTRGDFYFLEMNTRLQVEHPVTELITGQDLVAWQIRVAEGQPLPLKQEDIHLNGHAMEVRLYAEDPAAGFLPQTGDVLRWEPAELEGIRIDHGLVEGQAVSPFYDPMLAKVIAWGATRDEARRKLARAVEDCVLLGVKGNQRFLANLLRHPRFASGEATTAFIGDAFGDDSSLCPQSASPMELAVAATLLYQASATRSAHQGSLAGWRSAGSAPWCLVLRQGEQKHAVELAVQEAGRQPRLLARVNDAEIAARLVSADGRWAIVELDGIRRRIAYHQQAAQLWLYGQNGNLGLQDVTHEPAGGQAGAGSGVVKAPMDGAIVEVLVAEGCRVSKGQLLVVLEAMKMEHPLKAGVDGVIRRVQVSQGDQVKSRQLLVEVEESL is encoded by the coding sequence ATGCCCAGCCTCAACAAGATCCTGATCGCCAACCGAGGCGAGATCGCCTGCCGGGTGATGCGTACCGCCCAGGCCCTCGGCTATCGCACTGTCGCCGTCTACAGCGAAGCCGATGTCGACGCCCGCCATGTGCAGCTGGCTGACGAAGCGGTGTGCATCGGTCCGGCGCCGGTGGGCCAGTCCTACCTGTCGATCCCGGCCATCATCGGCGCCGCGCAAAAGACCGGTGCCGACGCCGTTCACCCCGGCTACGGCTTCCTTTCCGAGAATGCTGACTTCGCCCGGGCCTGCGAGGCTGCCGGCATCACCTTCATCGGCCCGACCGTGGAAGCTATCCACCTGATGGGCAGCAAGCGCCTCTCCAAGCTGGCCATGCTGGAGGCCGGCGTGCCTTGCATCCCCGGTTACGAAGGTGCCGAACAGGACGACGTCACGCTGGCCCGCGAAGCCGAGCGCATCGGCTACCCACTGATGATCAAGGCCAGCGCCGGTGGCGGCGGCCGTGGCATGCGTCTGGCGAACGGCCCGGACGAACTCGCGGCACAACTGCGCACCGCTCGCTCCGAGGCGCTGAATGCCTTCGGCAGCGCCGAACTGATCCTGGAAAAGGCCGTACTGAAACCGCGTCACGTGGAAATCCAGGTGTTCGGCGATCAGCACGGCAACCTGGTCTATCTAGGCGAGCGTGATTGCTCGGTGCAGCGTCGTCATCAGAAAGTCATCGAGGAAGCGCCCTGCCCGGTCATGACCGCCGAACTGCGCCGTGCCATGGGCGAAGCGGCGATACAGGCAGCACGCACGGTTAACTATGTCGGTGCCGGTACAGTGGAGTTCCTGCTGGATACCCGTGGCGACTTCTACTTCCTGGAGATGAACACCCGCCTTCAAGTGGAACACCCGGTGACCGAACTGATTACGGGCCAGGACCTGGTGGCCTGGCAGATTCGCGTTGCCGAAGGCCAACCGCTGCCGTTGAAACAGGAAGATATCCACCTCAACGGCCACGCCATGGAGGTACGCCTCTATGCCGAGGACCCGGCTGCCGGTTTCCTGCCCCAAACCGGCGACGTGCTGCGCTGGGAGCCAGCCGAACTGGAGGGTATCCGCATCGACCACGGTCTGGTGGAAGGCCAAGCCGTGTCGCCGTTCTACGATCCCATGCTGGCCAAGGTAATCGCCTGGGGTGCCACTCGCGACGAAGCCCGGCGCAAGCTCGCACGCGCGGTGGAGGACTGCGTGCTGCTCGGCGTGAAGGGCAACCAGCGCTTCCTCGCCAACCTGCTGCGTCACCCTCGGTTCGCCAGCGGGGAAGCCACCACCGCCTTTATTGGAGACGCTTTCGGCGACGATTCCAGCCTCTGCCCGCAATCGGCTTCGCCGATGGAGCTGGCCGTCGCAGCCACCCTGCTCTACCAGGCCTCGGCCACGCGCTCCGCCCACCAGGGCAGTCTCGCCGGCTGGCGCAGCGCCGGCAGTGCCCCTTGGTGCCTGGTGCTGCGTCAAGGAGAGCAGAAGCACGCCGTGGAGCTGGCTGTGCAGGAGGCCGGCCGGCAACCACGCCTGCTGGCAAGGGTGAATGACGCGGAGATCGCCGCTCGCCTGGTGAGCGCCGATGGCCGCTGGGCGATCGTGGAGCTGGACGGAATTCGTCGCCGCATCGCCTACCACCAGCAGGCCGCACAGCTCTGGCTGTATGGCCAGAACGGCAATCTGGGACTGCAAGACGTCACCCACGAGCCCGCCGGCGGCCAAGCCGGTGCCGGATCCGGCGTAGTGAAGGCGCCCATGGACGGTGCCATTGTCGAGGTGCTGGTGGCCGAAGGCTGCCGCGTCTCCAAGGGCCAGCTACTGGTGGTACTGGAAGCCATGAAGATGGAGCACCCGCTCAAGGCCGGCGTTGACGGTGTGATCCGCCGCGTTCAGGTCAGCCAAGGCGACCAGGTGAAAAGCCGCCAGTTGCTGGTGGAGGTAGAGGAAAGCCTCTGA